The genomic region ATTCGTTTACCTCGCCATGCTTGAGCTCGGCAACATAGGTATCCGCGGAGAAGGAAATTTCATCCATCCCGTCCGCGCTGTGCACCACCATCACATGCTCGCTACCGAGCTTTTTCAACGTATGTGCCAACAGGCTGACCAGGTCGCGATCGAACACGCCCATCACCTGACGCTTGGCCCCTGCCGGATTGGTCATCGGCCCCAACAGATTGAACATGGTGCGCACGCCTAGCTCGCGCCGCACCGGCGCTGCGTATTTCATCGCCGCATGGTGGTTAGGGGCGAACATGAAGCCGATACCCGCCTCATTCACGCATCGGGCCACTTGCTCGGGTGTGAGGCCGATATTGACGCCCAGCGCCTCCAGTACATCGGCGGAGCCGCTCTTGGACGAGGCTGCGCGCCCGCCGTGCTTGGCGATACGCGCACCGGCTCCGGCAGCCACGAAGGCCGACGCCGTGGACACGTTAAAAGCCTTGGTGGGAGCACCGCCGGTACCGCAGGTATCGACCAGGTAGCTGCTGTCTTCCACTTCCACCTTGCTGGAAAGTGCACGCATCACCTGCGCTGCTGCAGCAATCTCCGTGACGGTCTCGCCCTTGACGCGCAAGCCGGCAAGAAAGCCGGCGATCTGGACCGTGGTGAAGGCGCCGCCCATGATCTGCTGCATCACGTCCAGCATTTCTTCGTGTGTGAAATCGGTATGGTCGATCAGCCTCTGCAGGGCAAGCTTGGGGGTCATGCTCATCAATACGCTTTCAGGAAATTGTTCAGCAGCTCGTGGCCGTACTGGGTGAGAATGGACTCGGGGTGGAATTGCACGCCCTCGATCGGCAATGTCTTGTGGCGCACACCCATGATCTCGCCGTCTTCTGTCCAGGCAGTAATTTCCAGACAATCCGGAATCGACTCGCGCTCAATCACCAGCGAGTGATAGCGCGTTGCCGTGTAGGGATTGGGCAAGCCTTTGAACACGCCAAGGTCGGCATGGTGGATTTCGGAGGTCTTGCCGTGCATGAGCTGCTTGGCATGGACGATCTTGCCGCCAAAGGCCTGGCCTATGCTCTGGTGGCCGAGACATACCCCGAGGATGGGGATCTTGCCCGCGAATTCGTGGATCAGCGGCACGGAAATGCCGGCCTCATTGGGCGTACAGGGGCCGGGCGAAATCACGATATGGCGAGGGTTGAGGGCAGCTACGCCTGCCAGGTCGATCTCATCGTTGCGGTAGACCTGGACGTTCTGCCCCAACTCGCCCAGATATTGCACGAGATTGTAGGTAAACGAGTCATAGTTATCGAGCATCAACAGCATAATGTGCATCCTTCATCTTGCACCGGGCGAATCTGTTATTCTGGGCGCAATTGATCATAAAAAAAAGTCCTTGTCCTGCACCATCTGCTCAAAATCCTGGATCAACATGGGCTTGGCAAACAGATACCCCTGGAAAAACCGGCAACCATAGCTTTGCAGCAATTCAAACTGCACTTCGGTCTCCACACCTTCGGCAATCACCTTCAGTCCCAGTGTGTTGCTCATCGCCAGAATGGCCTGCACCATAGCCGCATCGCTAGCATCCTCGGCGATCTCGCGCACGAACGACCGATCAATCTTGACCTGGCTGAGCGGCAAGCGCTTGAGATAGGCCAGGGAAGAATACCCGGTGCCGAAGTCATCCATGGAGAAACGCACCCCGAGCTCACGCAAGGCGTTCATCTTGGCAACCGCATCCGCAATATTGTCCAGCACCACACTTTCAGTCAGCTCGAGCTTGAGCAGGCTGGGATCCGCGCCTGTGCTCTGCAGGATCTTCCTGACTTCGTCGACAAAATCAGCATGGCGGAACTGGCGGGCGCTGACATTCACGGCCAGCTGCAAGCTGTCGAAGCCCGGGCGAGCTTCCCAGTCCTTGAGCTGCAGACAGGCGTTATACAACACCCAATGGCCTATCGACACGATCAACCCGCTGTCCTCGGCAATACCGACAAACTCCTTGGGAGCCAGCAGTCCATGGTCCGGATGTTGCCACCGCAACAGGATTTCCGCCCCAAAGACCTTGCGCTCGGCATCCACCTGTACCTGGCAGAATAGCCTGAGTTGCTTCTGTACGATCGCCAGGCGCAGCTGCAATTCCATATCGACCCGTCTTTCCAGGGCCGCCTGCATGGCAGGATCAAAAAAGCGCAAGGTATTGCGCCCGGCCGCCTTTGCCTCGTACATGGCAGTATCGGAACGCTTGAGCAGCTCTTCCATGCTGACGAAATTGCCATTAAACAGGACAATGCCGATACTGGATGAATTATGATGCTCAATTTCGCCCAGCTGGTACGGATGGTTGATGATCTCCAAGACCTTCTGGGCAACCTGCCGGGTTTGCGCAATGGCCTGCTCCAGATTGAGGCTGAGATCCTCCAGCACAATCACGAACTCATCGCCCCCGAGCCGGGCTACCGTATCTTCATTGCGCACGCACTGACGCAGACGGCGCGCCACTTCCACCAGCAGCAAGTCACCGATATCATGCCCGCGTGAATCATTCAGTGCCTTGAAGTTATCCAAGTCAATGAACAATACGGCACCATGCCTGCCATGCCTGACACTTGCCGCAATCGCCTGCTGCAGCCTGTCCAGCAGCAGGCGGCGGTTCGGCAAGGTAGTCAACGCATCATAGAAAGCCAGGTTACGGATTTCAGACTCGACCTTGCGGCGCTCTGTCAGGTCGCGGAAAAAGCCCGTCAACAGCGGCAGGCCCTGCTCCTTGAGCGAGGTGATGGTCACTTCGACCGGGAACTCGGTACCGTCGGCGCGCAAAGCGCTCAGCTCCAGCCTGCGGTCGAGCATCTTACTGACCCCTGAAGCCAGATATCGCTCGTGCCCCCGCCTGTGGGCATCACGTAGCGAGAGTGGAATCAGGATATCCACCAGCATCTTTCCCAGCACATCCTCGCGGCGATAGCCAAACATGACCTCCGCTGCATGATTGAATTCCACCAGCCTGCCGTCCTCATCTATGCTGACGATACCGTCCTGGGCATTTTCGATCACCGCCCTGAACTTGGTTTCGCTGTGGCGCAATGCCCTTTCCGTCACCTCGCGCGAGGACTGCAGGGCAGCAATCAGCATACCGACAATCGAGAGTGTCGCCATCAGCACCCATAACGCCCATACCGGCTGATACCCCGCGTGATCCAGGCCGGCTTGGTAATCGACCTGGGCCGACATGAGCGCCACAATGGACAAGGCAAGCACCACCATGGATACGCCGGTGATCCCCATGCGCATGGAAATCAGCACCACCAATGGCAAGACCAGGAAGGCAAACCACATGTATTGGTCCGCATAGTCCGGAACAAGCTGGAAGATCGCCCATTCGACCGTCACCGCAAGCAAGGCCAGCAGGCTGAAACGCGCCCGCCGCTGCCAGAAACTCCGTATCTCGGCCCAGGTGATATTCAGCAACAATGGCAGCAACAAGAGCACGCCTAGCGCATTGACGAGCCAGGCGAACAGCAAGGCCGGCAATACATGCTGCAGTGTCACCAGCTGTGCCTGGTACAAAATGGCCACATTGACCACAGCGGACACCAGCATTCCCACGGCGACGCCCAACATCATGATGGGAATGCGCGTATCCTGTCCAATGCATGATGGAAGCCGCTGAGCCGCAAGATCCACGCGGTAAGGAGGTAAGTGGTCGTGCAAGCCGTAGGAAGCGCAGCGATCAAGAATGCATTGGCCGGAATAGGGTCATACGTTGCAAATGCCAACGCGACATGCGCGCCAAGAATGGCGGGCCAGTAGACCATCCCCCAACGGAGCAGGGCTGCGACGGCAACACCTGCTGATAGCCAGACCAGGTTGGCTTGCCATGCAGGAAATGGCAGCACCTTAGCCAGCATGCCAACAGCAAAACACCCGAGTGCCAGAATGATGAGCCGGAGCAGAATCCGACTGTTAGCTGCCGCCATGCCTACTCCTTGTTATCGAGTCCTGCCTGTACGATCTCCGCGGCGCGCAATACCGCGCGCGCCTTGTTCTGGGTTTCTATCCACTCGTTTTCCGGTATTGAGTCGGCGACGATGCCGGCCCCGGCCTGGGAATACAACATACCATCCTTGATCACGCCAGTGCGGATGGCAATTGCGAGATCCATGTCGCCATTGAAGCCGAGATAACCGACAGCGCCGCCGTAGATGCCTCGCTTGCTTGGCTCCAGCTCATCAATGATTTCCATCGCGCGCACCTTGGGTGCACCGCTCAGGGTGCCGGCAGGGAAAGTCGCCTTGAGCACATCGATCGCGTGCAAACCGGACTTGAGCCTGCCTTCGACATTAGAGACGATATGCATGACGTGCGAATAACGCTCGATCACCATCTTCTCCGTCACCGCCACACTGCCTACCTGCGCAACACGGCCGACATCGTTGCGCCCCAGGTCCATCAACTGCACGTGCTCGGCAATTTCCTTGGGGTCGGCCAGCAGCTCTTCCGCCAAGGCGATATCTTCCTCTCGGGTCTTGCCGCGGGGCCGCGTGCCAGCAATCGGCCGTGAGGTTACCGTCTCATCCTCCAGGCGCACGAGAATTTCCGGGGAAGCACCAACGACATGATGGTCCCCCATGTCGTAATAAAACATGTAGGGCGAGGGGTTGAGGCTGCGCAAGGCACGGTAGAGCGACAACGGCGGCGCTGTGAAAGGCTTGGCCATGCGTTGCGACAGCACCACCTGCATGATGTCACCATCGAAGATG from Methylobacillus flagellatus KT harbors:
- the trpD gene encoding anthranilate phosphoribosyltransferase, with translation MSMTPKLALQRLIDHTDFTHEEMLDVMQQIMGGAFTTVQIAGFLAGLRVKGETVTEIAAAAQVMRALSSKVEVEDSSYLVDTCGTGGAPTKAFNVSTASAFVAAGAGARIAKHGGRAASSKSGSADVLEALGVNIGLTPEQVARCVNEAGIGFMFAPNHHAAMKYAAPVRRELGVRTMFNLLGPMTNPAGAKRQVMGVFDRDLVSLLAHTLKKLGSEHVMVVHSADGMDEISFSADTYVAELKHGEVNEYTLNPAQFDMPLHEIDSIHVENAQQSSEIILGVLSGARGPARDIVLLNAGAAIYVSGIAGDLQDGIAQAAHSLDSGAALHKLQQLKALSQAA
- a CDS encoding aminodeoxychorismate/anthranilate synthase component II, which produces MLLMLDNYDSFTYNLVQYLGELGQNVQVYRNDEIDLAGVAALNPRHIVISPGPCTPNEAGISVPLIHEFAGKIPILGVCLGHQSIGQAFGGKIVHAKQLMHGKTSEIHHADLGVFKGLPNPYTATRYHSLVIERESIPDCLEITAWTEDGEIMGVRHKTLPIEGVQFHPESILTQYGHELLNNFLKAY
- a CDS encoding putative bifunctional diguanylate cyclase/phosphodiesterase, whose translation is MMLGVAVGMLVSAVVNVAILYQAQLVTLQHVLPALLFAWLVNALGVLLLLPLLLNITWAEIRSFWQRRARFSLLALLAVTVEWAIFQLVPDYADQYMWFAFLVLPLVVLISMRMGITGVSMVVLALSIVALMSAQVDYQAGLDHAGYQPVWALWVLMATLSIVGMLIAALQSSREVTERALRHSETKFRAVIENAQDGIVSIDEDGRLVEFNHAAEVMFGYRREDVLGKMLVDILIPLSLRDAHRRGHERYLASGVSKMLDRRLELSALRADGTEFPVEVTITSLKEQGLPLLTGFFRDLTERRKVESEIRNLAFYDALTTLPNRRLLLDRLQQAIAASVRHGRHGAVLFIDLDNFKALNDSRGHDIGDLLLVEVARRLRQCVRNEDTVARLGGDEFVIVLEDLSLNLEQAIAQTRQVAQKVLEIINHPYQLGEIEHHNSSSIGIVLFNGNFVSMEELLKRSDTAMYEAKAAGRNTLRFFDPAMQAALERRVDMELQLRLAIVQKQLRLFCQVQVDAERKVFGAEILLRWQHPDHGLLAPKEFVGIAEDSGLIVSIGHWVLYNACLQLKDWEARPGFDSLQLAVNVSARQFRHADFVDEVRKILQSTGADPSLLKLELTESVVLDNIADAVAKMNALRELGVRFSMDDFGTGYSSLAYLKRLPLSQVKIDRSFVREIAEDASDAAMVQAILAMSNTLGLKVIAEGVETEVQFELLQSYGCRFFQGYLFAKPMLIQDFEQMVQDKDFFL
- the trpE gene encoding anthranilate synthase component I; protein product: MLQTISQHEFDALASQGYNRIPLVVETFADLDTPLSLYLKLANQPYSYLLESVQGGERFGRYSIIGLPARVRIEVQGQTVRVLDGDQVLEQTNHVNPLDFIQAYQARFRIPPYQGLPRFTGGLAGYFGYDTIRYIERRLAGNAKQDALGVPDVLLMVSEEIAVVDNLSGKLYFIVYADPASGNAYTQGIQRLNALVQRLRQPVDIPYAVAMPVTEAQSEFGEESFKEAVAKSKQYIFDGDIMQVVLSQRMAKPFTAPPLSLYRALRSLNPSPYMFYYDMGDHHVVGASPEILVRLEDETVTSRPIAGTRPRGKTREEDIALAEELLADPKEIAEHVQLMDLGRNDVGRVAQVGSVAVTEKMVIERYSHVMHIVSNVEGRLKSGLHAIDVLKATFPAGTLSGAPKVRAMEIIDELEPSKRGIYGGAVGYLGFNGDMDLAIAIRTGVIKDGMLYSQAGAGIVADSIPENEWIETQNKARAVLRAAEIVQAGLDNKE